In Esox lucius isolate fEsoLuc1 chromosome 3, fEsoLuc1.pri, whole genome shotgun sequence, the sequence aataaataaataaataaataatatatatatatatgcagccTACTGTCAAATGTCACAGTAAACCATATTGATTATACAAGCTTCAGTTTCAATGTATACTGTGTGGTTAGCTTACCTGTTTTCTCGATGAAATGTCCGAATTACTGACGCAACAGTATTTCTGCTGAGATCTGGTTGAACTCTTTGTCCAGCTTCCATCAGTGTCAGTCCATGGTTGATAACATGGTCAATAAGTGTTACACGGATTTCTCGAGTCAAATTTGGTCCTCGTCTTCTTTGTTCAGGTTCTATCAACTCTTCAAGTCCTTCTctacctcttcctctacctaggtgtcttcctctacctccttctcttcctctaccttcttctcctctacctatgcctcttcctctacctccttctcctcttcctctaccgccttcatctcctctttgagctccccctctcattctcactcttcttcttcttctaacTCCTTCCATTTTTGTTGAAGACAGGTGAACTCACCTGCTGCCTTTTATAGCACACCTGAGTGCTGCGTTTTCAAATTAGCACATGTGTGCTTCCACACCTGGTAGATGTGTTTATCCAATTCGTTCATTAGTGTGGTAATTGGCAATCCGGTGCTTTGTAATTACAAGGAAGTAACCTCACGATCCTTATCTGTGTCTaaggtgtgaaaatgtgtgtagagttttacaaatcactgtgtgtaatgttttgcaaaaagggTGAAGCGGacattgtgtgtaatgttgtgcaaATCTGTGGAGGTGTTTTGCTCATTGGAGTAAAATTTTGCTAATTGTGTGGAaattttaattttagtgtgtaaacaatcgtaaaaaactgtaatggaGATGAAATTGCCACCCTAGGCAATGTATTCCTATGGGGAGAGGTCATGACCCTTTCAATGTGAAGTGTTAAATTCACACCTTTATATGGAGTCATTATTTTagcaaaactatttacaaatgtgtgtggaAAGTTGTGTAACTGTATCTCAATCCATGTGTGCGTAATCAGATTTGTAAACGTGTAAAATAATCTCTAAATGCGTACCGAGTTTTGTGAATGCGTACAGGAATCTGCAAATGTGTATTCCGATTCTGTGTGTGCATAATCAGAATTGTATTTGTAAAAGATTTGTAAGTGTATTAagatgtgtaaatgtgtgaacAAATCTGTACATGTGTACATAGATCTGTAAATTCGTATACGACTCCGACGGGCCTCTCAAATCGCTGTCTTTGTACACGTGACTTTTGTTACACTTTTGCCGCAGTGGAGATCTGTAAATGCGTGTGGCGATTTGCAAATGTATGGAAATTTGCAAATGCGTGTGGAGATTTCTATGTTTTGCCACCAGGTGGCGGTAGGACGCTCTGATTTTAAGCGTGACATACAGATGGGCTGGTGACGTAGTGGTTTACAGAATGCCATTTAAgtctatatttaattaataaatatggCTCCCAGAAAAGCTTCTTATAATTATTGAGAGAGGCTGCCAACCGCCTCGACAGGATGGGACGCGGCATGGGCTCAAATTCAGGACATCCATTTGATTCAGGTAAGAGCTTTAGCTAAATTTGCTTTGTAAAGTGAACATCTTTACTTTCGTATTGTATCTATGTTAGCTATCTAGATGTTTGTTGAATGTAAACCAAATTAACATGACGACACTGTGGACACGCATTATGGAAAAAATTGATATACAGTAGCTAGTCCTAATGTAGCCACTTATGTGTGTTGAGTTagcaattgtttttgctaaataacagtACACTAATGTTTGCTAAGTTAGTCTCATACCTAATCGTTAGTAATATCAAACGCTACCAGTAATGTGTATCATGTTAGGTAATCAATGTAAACAAGTGCACCCGTAGCTACCAATAAACCACGTATTTATTCAATTCAGACCATACAGTAGTTGCTTCAGATACTGATATTGCCTAAATTGACTAATTTGCCATAATTCTTGGTTAGCCAATTGCTTGAATATTGACTAGTTTACAGATAactgtttttttatgttcaccACTAGGTGATAGATGTATCAGGATAATTGTGAAGAACCAGTACCCACTAACTGTTCATCATTCTGTAGCTGGTCTATACACCGTTGGAGGTGTGACAGGCAATGTCCAGCAGAGCAGGTAGCCTAACCACCAAGCCTGCTCAATAGGTATGGAGGCTGACCATGTAAGCTTagtttacacaaaatgtatgtactacTTATATTATAATGTTTGCCTAGTCGTAGAGATCAGGATGTCAGGCCAGACTACAATTTATCTTACTACAGGTGTGTTTGTAAGGAGAAAGTAGAAAAGGTCCGTCCTGGGATGAGAGACTAcaaggtcgggcctggtcgGTTCTGGGAtgggagactacaaggtcggGCCTGCTCGGTTCTGGGATTGGAGACTACAATGTCGGGCCTGGTCGGTTCTGGGATGGGAGACTACAAGGTTGGGCCTGGTCGGTCCTGGTATGGGAGACTACTGGGTCGGGCCTGGTCGGTCCTGGGATGGGAAACTACATGGTCGGGCCTGGTCGGATCTGGGAtgggagactacaaggtcggGCCTGTTCTGTTCTGGGATAAGAGACTACAAGGTTGGGCCTGGTCGGTCCTGGTATGGTAGAATACTGGGTCGGGCCTGGTCGGTCCTGGGAtgggagactacaaggtcgggcctggtcgGTCCTGGGATGGGAGACTACATGTTGCTTAAGTGTCTTGCACAGGGTGCTGTGATTTGGATTGGATGTTAAATGGTTGTCCAGACTGTTTGTGGTCTCCATAGGTCCCATGTCACTAAGAGTAGGGGGGTTTACAGGTGTGAGGGCACAATGTAATCTCATGACAGCATGGCTACCTAAccatccccagcttccaattggTTGATCTTGTCTCCTTCTCCTGTAACTATTTTCCAGgttgattaatattttttttctcaggcaacatacctggtaaaataacaggcTATAAAAAAATCTCACCTATTTATCAAAACGTTTCATTCATTTATCTTAATTGCTCTGTTTCTCTTTAATGTTTCAGTCTGTTTTTTTCTGAGCTCTGATGTTGCAGACTACCAAAGGACAGACAAGGCCCATTACAAAGGTACTGGGACTGAAAGATGTTAACAAAACATAATCTCCGCTCACAACACCCAGTAATTTAGGAAAACTGGAGAGTAGGCTGGCTTTTAGTCATTTGCTAGTTAAAATTCTTCAGGTAACATGGTGGAACATGTCTCTCCCTTTAATCAAGTCTCACGActcccgggactcaggacagaggtaagatccagaagcagatacagacaccggggtaaaaggacaatgatgatgtttATCGTAGTAGTCTGAGATAATAGTGGAGATAAGTAAGAATTACGtaggtgggtatgaatgtattgttgaagggtggatagtgggtagcagtgGTACGAAGtgcgggaggcaagaatggtcagaaggtcaggcagggttcggtcaacagagcggggagtcagtccaggcgaaggtcgataacgagaaggcagaaaggtggttgggagggaggtacaggatGGGTCTTGGAACAAGGgggtggctgtacaataatccgaCAGGGACTGAAtgcagaactctcctatttatagggagagtggcaatcagccccccaggtgtgtagactggtgcaggtgctcaggatcagtggtgattacgggtgccttcgtggaatgccgggaacaaggagactggtactcggggagatgtaatgacagacaaagagctcaggagggctgagtcctgacaggGCCCCCCCCTCGAGGGACGCCACCGGGCGGACCACCAGGGGCGTCGGGACGTCGCCTGTAGAGGCGTCCAGGATATGACCGCGGGGAATCCAGCACCTCTCTTCAGGCCCTTAACCCTCCCAGTCGACGAGGAACTGGACCCCCCGGCCCCTCCGTCGGGACTCCAAAAGGCGGCGGACAGTGTAGACCGGACCCCCGTCAATGATGCGAGGAGGCGGAGGCCGAGGAGGCGGAGGCAGAAGGGAGCTGAGACAGATAGGCTTGAGCTGGGAGGTGTGGAAGACCGGGTGTATTTTCCATGCGCCTCCTCCTTTCAACCTCGGTAAGGTGAGACTGGCCGAGTTGCATGGGTTCCGGCTGGAGTACAGTGGAGTGAGGTGTAGATGGCTTTGGGTTGGTACTCCCAGCGCTCTGATAAACACCGGCTGAGAGAGAATTACACGTGTATAGATTTCCGAGGTCTCAATGACATCACCGTCAAAAACAAATATCCTCTACCATTGATGAACTCCGCCTTCGATTCTCTACAGGGGTCTACTATCTTTACCAAGCTGGATCTAAGGAACGCCTACCACCTGATACGGATGAAGGAGGGTGACGAGTGGCTAACAGGTTTAAACACCCCTTTGGGTTTTGTTGTCACTCACCTGTCTCAAACTCTTTCCAGGTTAACTGCAGATTCTGATGGACAACATCATGACTGCTGAGAACACTACCGGGCTAAGACATATGCCACTTATCCTTCTACTAATACCAAATGTGcatctgtgtatttaaatagtCCATAATATTACTTGGGTACTGCATACCACATATGTGTCTCCAACACCCCCGTCTCAGTCTTTAGTTTTTATGCTGCAAGTGTTTGTGCCGGGGGACAAGGGTCAGTCTAAATTCTGATGTATCCTTTTGGAGGAATGCCACAGCTAATTAGTGTGTTGTCCTGTTAAATCTTAAGATAACCAAAGTCCTTGGACTGTGTTTTAGGATTACCTGGCCTGATGTCTCCTAGTTGTCCCTGCtcaaagtccacctggttgtgttgcagatccaGACAGTGATGATGGGCCACCTGGTCActcctgtctttgtccacctggttgtgcagctgatgtGGATTCTGCCTTAAGATTCAGCCCACCTGTATTTACTGAACAGACAGTAATTGGAACAAGCAAAAATCTTGGACCAAAAAGATCCGAAGAggaccttctcaatgatcttggctataaaagggagatttggtACAGGTCTATaattgttcattatagatacatccagtgttcttaatggcagctgtttttaaaaCTTTGGAAAAATACTTGATTGCGGAGAGCTATTAAccatttgctgtaggtccattgttatagagtaactttatttttttaaagtctgATGGGAGTGTGtcaagacagcaagtggaagctgtttcttctagggatttttcatcaattgtattaaaatgcgacataataagttatgtcttggtggtcatgGTGACGGTACAGTGTCCTtattagactgtgtagttctgatgttccgtcaaattcattacatttcatagtgggcatgagttctgatgctatctgctttattgggtttgtaaccTTGTCGACCATGACTAATAGAGTGccggtattgttgatatttttgttgatcattcccgataaatgttgctgtctggccctgcgtaactcattgttgaagctaccaaggctttgtttacagatgtcatagtgaatttgaagtttagttttccacCACTTatgttccgctttcctacattctcttttcaggctgcttaccatcatggtggttgtCCATGGTGTtgtctgtttgctcatagttttctttacctttaccggtgcaacacgatccataaCATTCAATATTatggcattaaaattatccaggagtacatcaactgactcagcacttattgttggagagatagctatggcttcaataaactgagcatttgTCCtttcattaatgtaccttttcttaacagaaacagagtttactggaacattcagggtgataagtgaatcaaaaaagacacagaaatgatcagacagggccacgTCTTTAACcaagacagaggaaatatcaagacctttagagataaccagatctagaatgtggccttgagtgtgtgtacgctctttcacatgttgagtgagatctaaagtgtcaagtagtgcaaaaagttatttggaattattgtctgtactattatctatatggatgttaaataaacaagttataatcaactgatataacagagagtagttcagcaaaatcatcaataaaagtTGCTGAATATTGTGGATGTCTGTAAAtggtaaaaaactaaatttttgGGGTTATGGAGGACTAAAAGTGccacaattaaataaataaatacaccattaaataattacttaaatgtgtcattaattaattaaaatttgaattaaatacataaatgtcTTATTAAATGTGTCATTAATTCAAATACCAATTCATTTTATTGATAATTATTTCACTATTTACATTCACATTTCATGGTCCTGCGTTGCAGTGCTTCATGAATTACTTAAAACTGTCAAACTGACCCATCACCCTGTGCATCAAGCCAAGACATATCAATTCCAGATAATGGATTGATGCAGAGCTAATGAACACATTCCAATACACTGGGTGGCGCTATTCACCTCTATGTTGGTTTAGATACTCTGTTAAACAGAACTTTCATTGCAATGGCTAAAAATCAAGGAGAAGACTCGGTCCTGCTAGCCCCAATGTTGAGACGCCATGCGAGGTGcaggacaacatttctaaaagttGCCGGGAGCTGCTGAGAGAAGCAGCGAATTTGATTGAGGAAGCTCTGAGCAGGGCTCTGGCGGCTCTGGTGCCTCAGCCACAGCAGACACCTGCCGCTCAATCACATACATCTGTCCAAGGTAAGCTAAGAATTTTCATGTTAGCCAGGTGTGCTACTAATGAATGATTCGGGACACAAGTGTGGGTTAAATTAGATCGACtcgaaaatgtatttgtatgcgGTATAGGCTCATGATGCTTCGTGCGTGACACGTTCATTGCTAATGGTGGGAGCTTAAAACTAGTTCGCTAATCGACTAAATAGTGTTAGCTGGCTTGAGCATCCCAAGATAGAAGTAGAGGCTGTTTTAGCTGACTGGTGATCATTGAGCTGTGACGTTTTTCTGTGTTGCAGCGGAGGTAGCAAGGCTCTTTGCGCCATATAACATTGGAGCCAGAAGGAATATGACAAGACGACCAGCACAAGTCCAAGTTAGCTGAAGaagctacacacacactgtctgttGTTTGGCTGACCACAAGGCGGATAAAATTCCAAGCGTACTgttcaaaaaaaagtttgtacTGTCTGTGGCTTGttgaaattattttcagttctACTCAGCATTTCTTTTTATAGTGATTCAAACTTAATTGATTTTCATAGTGTGAATAATAGTTATCTCAGGCTTATTTGCTTAGTTTTAGGTGAGGTGagttataattttgtttagtttttttctccagGGAATGACCACAATCCCATGGTTATAACAAATAAACTGATGGAAGTGTTTCCCGAAGCTCCAACAAGGGGGAGGCTTTGAATTTCTAAAACTTGTAGGATCTACTCGCAGTCGAAATCTTGCATTGCTTCAGTGTCCCAGCACTGGATACACTCTTGCCTATCTGAAAGATCCATCAACGATGATTGGACAGGCTACAATCTACATACGTCCACTTCAACAGGATCTACCCTTAGATTGTGTACATTAATTTACAGAGACCTAGTTTAAATCAAAACAAAGATTACTGGTGACTTTTAATCATTAATTAAAAGCCATTTGTTGTTGTTAGGAGAGCTCACGTCCTGCCTCTGGTCCAGTCATCCCCTGCATCATTTGTCAGAAGGAAGTTCCCTTTTCAGAGATGAAGCTGCACAGATTGAGCTGCAATGGGTATGTACTTCCTAAAGCAATGCAAGGGTAGcatattcattttcttttggaATATGTCTCTCTTCGAGTGTTGTGCACACAAATAAGAGAGTATGACCATCATTTAAATTGTGTTAACTTCAAGGACACCCATGCAGGAATCAGAAAGAGAACGAGGGAGGCCAAAGCCCTAGTCAGTGACAGTGTTCCAGTGAGGCCTGAAACATCAGCTGAGAGTGCAGTAGTATCAGCAGTGATTGTAAACAAGGAGTTGGATCGCAATGAAACAGACAGTGGTTTGTGTCATCACAGTAGCGTTGCTATAAGACTGTGTGTAACTGAAAAGTCAATAGAAAGGTAACACCTGTAAGATATAATTAAATAAGATAATATAGTTACAGACAATTAATAACATGCaactttttttctattttttttctatttagtttttgttcagaatgttgtttttttgtaaactCAGCGTTGTGATAGATTCGGAAGATGTTGGGTCTCACGTTTTGTCAGTGATATGAACAGAATTTTCCTCCTGTTCTGCAGAGCGAGAGGATATATGTATCTGCAGGTAACATGCCAGCTCACATGTCTCTCTGGAATAGATAActttattgttgtttgtttagaatGGAAGCATATTAAAGAACCCACTCAAGCTGCCAAAGTTTTCAAAGAGAATCTGCTAAGGGAACATGCAACTGGAAACCACTTAGAATGAAGATGGATGTAAGGGACTCTGAAGAGAACAGGGAACGGCAACTTCTCTTATTCTATAAACAGCAGAAAGAATGGGCATGTCCACTTCATTGTATCTGGAAGAATCAATATTAAGGATGCGATTCTAGAATTACAGCCAATACAATTTTGACTATTTTTCTCCCTTGCTTGTTTAATGTTACCTAATCCAGTTACCTGTATTAGTCCGCCACTGTTTTTCCACTGTGTTATTATCAGTATTTTATTTCAGGTGATGTTGCTATCGGAGAGGGAGTGATGCGGTACTTAATGACAACAATCATATCCAAACTCCAGTTTGGATTCAGTCTAGATCTTGGTAAGTCTCTTACTATTATCAAGGTTAAtatgaagtattttttttttatgtatttaagaGGTTAATTGTTGTGACTTTATCCCCTTCTCTCTTGGTAATTTACAGGAGGAATGGGCCGAACACTGCTATTTGAGGGTGAACCTGACCATCTTGTTCCAGCAGCATCAGAGGCACTTATTGAAAGCAACCTCTTCCGGGTTGCAGGAAGGATGTTGGCCCACACCTTTGACGGTCCCCATATCACAGGATTAAGTCCTGCTGTAATTCATGTACAGTTCAATGGGGACCCTGAAATGGCAACTGTTGTTACAGAAGACTGTCCTGATCTGCACATCAAGAGCATCATAGAACTGGTATGTAACATAAAAAGCTTTCAAAAATATTGCTTGGGCAGATATAATAACTTGTTTGGTCTTAATTCTAGCTTGAACATGAAGAACTTACACTGGAACAGAAGGACACAGTTTCAGATCTTTCCATGTCTTGGGATCTTCCGGCAGTCACCAAATCAAATTGGAGATGGCTACATAACAAACTTCTACTCCATGCAGTGAGTTCCTGCTGGTTAAGTGACAGAATTAATTTCTGTACTTGTTGAAGTTATAGTATGTGTTGTGAACCCTGGCTTGTTATGTTAACACGAGAGTTTAAGTACTAGAGTTTTAATGGATTTTTTGAAGCACTTTATTGTgcttttattaacattttcccTACTGTGCCAACTTTTGTCAAATTTGAGTTAAGGATTTGGGCTGTAAAATGGGTCGGTTTGTCTCAGGTCATTGGGAGGACCATGCGCCAAATTAAACAGTTGAGAAAGGGACTGAAAGATGTGATGGTGTGGCCCCTGCTGACATCTAGGCCAGATGTTGTCCCACTTCTTTTCCCCAAAAAGGCTAAAATGCAGTTCACACCCCAGATAAGTCAGTAATTTAGTTATATTTGTGACTTAACTGGATGAATTTACGTGTATTTTGAATGACTGAGCtggttatttttccattttccaagAATGTGATCTGAATATTCCTTCACCAAAATAAGTTctccttttaaaataattacaatttttgttttctttaagatgCTCCTAGAAAAAATCACCTGCCGCATCACTGGCTTTCTAAGGATGTTCATTGAAACAGGTATAAACACCTTATTTGCTCTCTTTACAAATGCTTCTGTGTCTCATGGATAGATATGATCAATTAAAGTTGAACTAAATGTCTTTAATCCATTTTATGACTTTTAGCTTCATCAGGTACCCTGGCCCAGCTGCTGACATTCTGGGTTGGCTGGGAGATGCTTCCTCCTGAACTGAGTGTGGAGATTTCTGGGGGAACCCTTCCTACGTCCTCCACATGCTTTGAA encodes:
- the LOC109615179 gene encoding uncharacterized protein LOC109615179 isoform X1; amino-acid sequence: MGDVAIGEGVMRYLMTTIISKLQFGFSLDLGGMGRTLLFEGEPDHLVPAASEALIESNLFRVAGRMLAHTFDGPHITGLSPAVIHVQFNGDPEMATVVTEDCPDLHIKSIIELLEHEELTLEQKDTVSDLSMSWDLPAVTKSNWRWLHNKLLLHAMLLEKITCRITGFLRMFIETASSGTLAQLLTFWVGWEMLPPELSVEISGGTLPTSSTCFETLKLPAHFKIYMDFEKALFSAIKSTGFGLV
- the LOC109615179 gene encoding uncharacterized protein LOC109615179 isoform X2; protein product: MGDVAIGEGVMRYLMTTIISKLQFGFSLDLGGMGRTLLFEGEPDHLVPAASEALIESNLFRVAGRMLAHTFDGPHITGLSPAVIHVQFNGDPEMATVVTEDCPDLHIKSIIELLEHEELTLEQKDTVSDLSMSWDLPAVTKSNWRWLHNKLLLHAVIGRTMRQIKQLRKGLKDVMVWPLLTSRPDVVPLLFPKKAKMQFTPQINAPRKNHLPHHWLSKDVH